GCCAGAGTCTACCATTAACTGTGCGTTCAACATAGATATCCTGGGGATCGACCATCCGCAGGTATGGGGAGAAGCTGCGTACGAATTCCCATACCGTCTGGCCAGGACGGAGCCTGTAATAGCCGGCTATTTCATTGATTCCCTCCAGGCGCACCACGGACTCGCGGAGATCGATAGCTGGCACGTAGATTACATCGCCATCTCGGACGTAGGAGTTCTGACTGAGGTCGCCCCTCTGAAGGTACCGTACATAGTCCAGTGTATCCACCGTGCCGTCTTGGTGGCGGATCTGGACATGGGCCCGGTCGCTCCAGGGGGTGAAACCGCCTGCCATCTGGATAAGCCGGGACACGCGATCTATGGTACTAGCCACGTAAGTGTCAGGGTTCTGAATCTCACCGAGCACGTGCACGCGAATGGGGCGTAGACGTAGAAGGATCACCGATAAGCGCGCCAGACGATATTTCTCCAGATTCAGCGCAGAAACCAGTGCCTTCACCTCCGCGAGCTTCTTTCCCCCAACATCCAAGACAGCCAGAGAAGGTAAGACGAGCTTCCCTTCGGGCGTCACTACCGACTCAAACGTCCAGGGCTCCGTACCGAAGGAGCTGATGAGAAACACATCACCCGGGCCCACTACGTATTCGCTGTCACTGACGGTACCCTCAAGGGCCTGG
The sequence above is drawn from the candidate division KSB1 bacterium genome and encodes:
- a CDS encoding SLBB domain-containing protein, whose protein sequence is MVQLHKTPTPYDQIQALEGTVSDSEYVVGPGDVFLISSFGTEPWTFESVVTPEGKLVLPSLAVLDVGGKKLAEVKALVSALNLEKYRLARLSVILLRLRPIRVHVLGEIQNPDTYVASTIDRVSRLIQMAGGFTPWSDRAHVQIRHQDGTVDTLDYVRYLQRGDLSQNSYVRDGDVIYVPAIDLRESVVRLEGINEIAGYYRLRPGQTVWEFVRSFSPYLRMVDPQDIYVERTVNGRLWRYRVDLFGSDDQGGVLFADSPLMPGDVVQLPVIQRDVYVSGAVQNPGNLPFMPGFRALDYVGMAGGSRESANVRALRVYHRRTGKWATGPNEEVERGDFIFLPETPRRRWIDYLSITSGIASIVLAAKAIGVI